One region of Agrobacterium tumefaciens genomic DNA includes:
- a CDS encoding helix-turn-helix transcriptional regulator translates to MQYLNVKQVAEKLGRSTNNVYDLVDKGDLPKPVKLGGTNIWRADLIDNAIEKLAKVQGANWSAFALPPALPAAPQGARA, encoded by the coding sequence GTGCAATACCTTAATGTGAAGCAGGTGGCCGAAAAACTTGGCCGCAGTACCAACAACGTTTATGACCTTGTTGATAAAGGCGATCTTCCCAAGCCGGTTAAACTTGGCGGAACCAATATCTGGCGTGCCGACCTTATCGACAATGCAATCGAAAAACTGGCCAAGGTGCAGGGCGCAAACTGGTCTGCCTTTGCCCTCCCGCCCGCCCTCCCAGCGGCACCGCAGGGTGCGCGAGCATAA
- a CDS encoding tyrosine-type recombinase/integrase: MAQMHKLTQKQINEAARKPCDTAYRMSDGSGLSLMVRPGGSMYWSVQVTIKVPYGQGKRVEVGLGPYPSLALADAREAANGVRDTAASGIDPRAAKTAALVAATAPAPSRPTLEAVCKLTFEAKKAELKGGGVNGRWYSPLELHLLPELGQTPIEEITPAMLVNVLRPLWLTKGETASKVIDRLGMAFKYASAMDLDVSLETMLKVKVLLGAQPRRPQHIPSMPWQEVPAFYASLNEDLVTHLALKFLILTGARSYPVRFARADEMRDNVWWIPAANMKGGEAFEIPLSTEAQRLVTLAAESARDGYLFPSPKKGVISDTATIELMKGRELSYRPHGFRSSLRDWMTEETDTPWDTKEKVLAHKVGDATSRAYDRTKDLKRRATIMEAWSQHCTKAVING, encoded by the coding sequence ATGGCGCAGATGCATAAGCTTACCCAAAAGCAGATCAACGAAGCGGCGCGGAAGCCGTGCGATACGGCGTACCGCATGAGCGACGGCAGCGGGCTTTCCCTGATGGTTAGGCCGGGCGGTTCCATGTACTGGTCAGTGCAGGTGACTATCAAAGTTCCCTATGGTCAAGGCAAGCGCGTGGAAGTCGGGCTGGGGCCTTATCCCTCGTTGGCCTTAGCTGATGCGAGGGAGGCGGCCAACGGGGTTCGCGACACGGCAGCGTCAGGCATCGATCCACGGGCCGCTAAAACCGCCGCGCTTGTAGCCGCCACTGCACCAGCGCCCAGCCGCCCCACACTGGAAGCCGTGTGCAAGCTTACGTTTGAGGCGAAGAAGGCCGAGCTTAAGGGTGGTGGCGTTAATGGGCGCTGGTACAGCCCGCTTGAACTGCATCTGCTGCCGGAGCTGGGGCAGACCCCGATTGAGGAAATTACGCCTGCAATGCTGGTCAACGTCCTGCGCCCACTTTGGCTGACCAAGGGCGAAACAGCTAGCAAGGTAATTGACCGCTTGGGGATGGCCTTCAAATACGCCAGCGCCATGGATTTGGATGTCAGCTTGGAAACCATGCTCAAGGTCAAGGTGTTGCTCGGCGCACAACCACGGCGGCCCCAGCATATCCCCTCCATGCCGTGGCAAGAGGTGCCCGCGTTCTACGCGAGCTTAAACGAGGACTTGGTGACGCACCTTGCCCTTAAGTTCCTCATCCTGACCGGGGCACGCAGCTACCCGGTGCGCTTCGCCCGTGCAGACGAAATGCGGGACAATGTGTGGTGGATACCGGCTGCCAATATGAAGGGCGGCGAAGCGTTCGAAATCCCGCTGTCAACCGAGGCCCAGCGCCTTGTCACGTTGGCCGCAGAAAGCGCTCGGGACGGCTACCTGTTCCCCAGCCCCAAGAAAGGCGTCATTAGCGACACGGCCACCATTGAACTGATGAAGGGTCGCGAGCTTAGCTACCGCCCCCATGGATTCAGATCGTCGCTTCGAGACTGGATGACGGAAGAGACGGACACGCCATGGGACACGAAGGAAAAGGTTCTCGCTCACAAGGTTGGCGATGCCACCAGCCGCGCATATGATCGGACCAAAGATTTAAAGCGCCGGGCAACCATCATGGAGGCTTGGTCGCAGCATTGCACGAAGGCGGTCATTAATGGTTGA
- a CDS encoding DUF3987 domain-containing protein — translation MTEQPMTTVAERDALEDFKASAATRTSKESVAKQPLPEVTLSPVPKFDSATLLPPQLRWWVEDEARRVGGPIEFVATSAIAGAGAIVSPKRLVQLTRLNTDFKVAMTFWGACVGDPSTKKTPCTDAGFKHLKAVDKAASLDLKNQMLAYAKEEKIYKARVKAAESKVIGLSIGMDEQPNNVDLPQKVAEAKIALSLIEQQAPALPTSRQYIVNDTTIERLGITLQHSPGVLYFRDELMGLLHDMEKKDRASDRPFLLQAFNGTSGYKVERISRDDVYIEKNVLTLFGGIQPDKLRTLVQAAPDGTKDDDGFLARFHLMVFPDWEYMSDEDREPHAESFEAAQAVYAHLAQLPEAQEPLTFTETAIVKFRRWKDEHEKRLAESKDMPSGLRYALGKYVKLCGGLAGLFCLIDRKADVEDAHVEMAIAWCQFLEPHAARVYGLSQSTALVAAHMVLARKDRPQVADGFTAKKLQLTGWADVTKDNVQEILDILVEFGHLEKREAPRGPQGGRPSVQYFWQ, via the coding sequence ATGACAGAACAACCAATGACGACCGTGGCCGAGCGGGACGCACTTGAAGATTTTAAGGCAAGTGCGGCCACAAGAACCAGCAAGGAATCCGTTGCTAAACAACCGTTGCCGGAGGTGACATTATCGCCCGTTCCCAAGTTCGACAGTGCAACGCTCCTTCCGCCACAGTTGCGCTGGTGGGTTGAGGACGAAGCCCGTCGCGTCGGAGGACCCATTGAGTTTGTGGCCACGTCGGCCATTGCTGGCGCTGGCGCAATTGTTTCTCCAAAAAGACTTGTGCAGCTCACGCGACTAAACACGGACTTTAAGGTCGCCATGACCTTTTGGGGCGCGTGTGTAGGCGACCCGTCGACTAAGAAAACGCCTTGCACAGATGCCGGATTCAAACACCTAAAGGCGGTGGACAAAGCTGCAAGCCTTGATCTTAAAAATCAAATGCTCGCCTACGCTAAAGAGGAAAAGATTTATAAGGCCCGCGTGAAAGCGGCAGAAAGTAAGGTCATCGGACTATCCATCGGTATGGACGAGCAACCGAACAATGTGGACTTGCCGCAGAAGGTGGCCGAAGCCAAAATAGCGCTGAGTTTGATTGAACAGCAGGCTCCTGCACTGCCAACAAGTCGGCAGTATATTGTCAACGACACCACCATCGAACGGCTCGGCATAACACTGCAACATTCCCCCGGCGTGCTTTATTTCCGTGACGAGCTTATGGGCCTTCTGCACGACATGGAAAAGAAAGACCGCGCTTCGGACCGGCCCTTCCTGCTCCAAGCGTTCAACGGCACCAGCGGCTATAAGGTGGAGCGCATTTCGCGCGACGACGTATATATTGAGAAAAATGTGCTCACGCTTTTTGGCGGCATTCAGCCGGATAAACTGCGCACCTTGGTCCAGGCAGCACCGGATGGAACAAAGGATGACGACGGCTTCCTTGCGCGTTTCCACCTGATGGTTTTTCCAGATTGGGAGTACATGTCGGATGAAGACCGCGAGCCCCACGCAGAATCCTTTGAAGCCGCGCAGGCCGTATACGCACACCTAGCTCAACTACCAGAGGCGCAGGAGCCGCTGACATTTACGGAAACCGCCATTGTCAAGTTCCGCCGTTGGAAGGACGAGCACGAAAAACGTTTAGCCGAATCCAAGGACATGCCCTCAGGTCTTCGCTACGCGCTGGGCAAGTATGTCAAACTGTGCGGCGGCCTTGCCGGGCTGTTCTGCCTCATCGATAGGAAGGCCGACGTGGAGGATGCGCATGTGGAAATGGCGATTGCGTGGTGCCAGTTTTTGGAACCGCATGCCGCCCGCGTCTACGGCCTCAGTCAGTCAACCGCGCTAGTCGCCGCGCACATGGTTCTGGCTCGCAAGGATCGGCCGCAGGTGGCCGACGGGTTTACCGCCAAAAAGCTGCAACTCACTGGATGGGCTGATGTTACCAAGGATAACGTGCAAGAGATTCTGGATATCCTTGTGGAGTTTGGTCACTTGGAAAAGCGAGAGGCTCCAAGAGGTCCGCAGGGAGGTAGACCTTCTGTTCAGTACTTCTGGCAGTAA